In Neosynechococcus sphagnicola sy1, the sequence TCCCAGGGTATCGACCGTCATAAACCGTTTTCGACCTTTAATTTGTTTGCCCGCATCGTAGCCCACCGATTGGCTCACTCCAGCGGCACTTTTGACACTTTGACTGTCGATAATCGCTTCCGACGGGCTGCGATGACGCTCCTGTTCAATTCGGGTACACTCTCGCAATCGGTCGTGCATCCGCACCCAGGTTCCATCTTTGCGCCACTGACGAAAGTAGGTGTATACGGTTTGCCATGCCGGAAAATCCCCTGGCAACCCTCGCCATCGCACTCCCTCCACCAAAACATAGAAAATGGCGTTCAGAACATCCCACATATCGACGCTACGAGGACGACCACCGAATTTCGGCTCGGGTATCAAGTCGTTGAGTAGTTCAAATTGGGCTTGAGACAAATTACTGGGGTAAGCTTTACTCATGACGCTCTCTCAGTGCTGTGTACGACATATTCGCAGCTTACACTGAGTGAGCTTTTTTACTCACTAAACGACTTTTAAAACACCCTCTTAAACATACGGGGGCAACTGAAGATGAAATTCACTATCAAGTTGACCGCAAGTTAACAGGATCATGGTTATTCATCCCTTTGATTGTGAATGAAAAGATTTGGGGAGCCTTGACGATGTTCAAGGCTCAACTGATATCGCCGTGGACTGGAGAACAAGAGAAGCTAGCTCAGAGTATTGCCGATCACTTAGCGATCGCCATCCAACAGTCTGAACTCTATCAACAGGTGCAGCAACTCAATGCCAATCTGGAGCAACAAGTTGAGGAACGAACGGCTCAATTACAACAAGCTCTGAGCTTTGAAGCCTTACTACAACGGATTACCGATAAAGTCCGCGACAGTTTAGATGAGGGGCAAATTCTCCAAACCGCCGTTCATGAACTAGGGGTTGCCTTGGCATTGGAAGGCTGCAATGCCGGAGTTTATTGTGCAGACCAAACCCTGGTTAACATTGCCTATGAATACAACCATCCCTCAACTGAGGTGCAAGGAAAAGTCTTAGAAATCGACCCCCCCCTGCATCGATATTTACCCCTTTCTCTTCCAAAGAAATGCCTGTCAATTTTGTCCGATTACCCCGAATTGGCTGCGCCACCCCCACCGACAAGTAGCAGTTCTGGCTTGCCCAGTCTATGACAATCAGGTGGGTTTAGGGGATTTGTGGTTGTTTAGACCTCCAGGAGAGTGTTTCAGCGATTTAGAAGTTCGGTTGGTGCAGCAAGTTGCCAACCATTGCGCCATCGCCCTGCGGCAGTCGCGGCTTTATCAAGCATCCCAGGAACAGGTAAAAGTACTGGAGCGGCTCCATCATCTCAAGGACGATTTCCTCAGTTCCGTTTCCCACGAACTGCGATCGCCGATGGCAAACATCAAAATGGCAACCCAGATGCTTGAAATCCAGTTAATTCATAAGGCCGTCTCAGAGACCCAGGATCAATCTGCCATCAACCGTTATCTGAAGATCCTCAGTCAGGAGTGTGAGCGCGAGATTCAGTTGATCAATGATCTGTTAGATCTGGCGCGTCTGGATGCCAATATTGAACCCCTTACCCCGACCCTGCTGCCTTTGCAATTGTGGGTGGCTCGGATCTCCCAGGCATTTATGGAACGTACCCAACGGCAGCAACAACACCTATCCTTTGACATTCCCCCTGATTTAGCCTTGGAAATCGACGTTTCCTCCCTGGAACGTGTCCTGATTGAACTGTTGCACAATGCTTGTAAGTACACCCCGTCGGGGGAAACAATTTCTGTATCTGCCCAAAAAATCCCAGGCTCCGAAACTCCCAACGCCGATATCAACCCACCCGCTTCTCCCTCCATCATCCAAATTTGCATCAGGAATTCTGGCGTGGAAATTCCCCCTGAGGAATGCGATCGCATTTTTGAAAAGTTCTACCGTATTCCTAACAATGACCCCTGGAAACATGGCGGCACAGGACTCGGTTTGGCACTGGTAAAGAAACTGATCGAACGCTTAGGGGGGCGCATCCGCCTCGAAAGTCATTCTCGGCAAACCTCCTTTATTCTGGAGTTTGCAACCTTGGCCTAAGACTTCTCAGCTTCATCTCATCCAATTCTGACGGGAAATTCATCGGATCACGGGAATGCCTTCAGGTGAGGAAATTACTCTGAAAGTGAACGGCAGTGCATCAATACGGTGCCCCTGATTCAGGCAAAACTCAGTCGCCCTGAATCAGGAGCCACGGGGCGGGGCTGCTAGACAGTCATCCCATTGATTTTGCCCTGAAGGGTCTTGAGGCTAGCAGGATGGCAAGTGTATCCATGATATTTAATGGAGGCATTGTTGGTGCTTTCAAGCGGTACAGACAGTGGCTGGGGATTCGGTGGGCCGCGATGCTGCGGCAGCAGTTTTTGCCCGTCGCCCAACTCCAGCGCCAATACCTGGATCCAACCTCCCTCCAATGTCGCCTCACCCTGGAAATTGCAGCCCTGTTGATCCTGAGCCTGAGCGGGATTGCGGGGTGGACACACTGGCAAATGCAACAGATCTTGATTGCCACCCACACCCAGCAGGTCGCCTATATTGCCTCACGCTTTCCCCAGGACGTTGAGCTTTACAGCGAGATGTTACCGATGGAGAGGGGTCTGGAAAAAACGATTGAGAATGTGTCGGTGTCGGGGTTGATGATCTGGGTGAGAGCCAGGGATGGACAATTACTCGCCCAGTCCCCCAGTTTGCAGTCGGAGAAATTTGATCGCATTGATTGGCAGTCCCTCCGGGGAGTTCCCCGTAAACCTCAGGTCTATCAAGTGGGCAACCAACACCTGATTCTATACATGGGGGCTTTAATAGTTCACGGGCAAGATCTGGGCAAGCTCTATCTCGCAAAGGATGTCACCCAGGATCAACGGCAGTTAATGATGGCAACCCAACGCCTCGGGGGGGTGTGCTTGGGGGTTACCGTGGTGATGGTAGTGGTGCTATCCCTGCGAATCCAGCGATCGCTGCAGCCCCTACAAAAAATGAGCCAGATGGCCGGAGCCATTTCCGCCGCCGATTTGAGTCAGGCGCGGTTACAGTTGCAAAATGCCCCTCGGGAAGTTCGGGAGCTAGCCCAAACCTTTAATCGCATGTTATCGCGTCTGGCAGATGCCTGGGAGCAACAACGCCAGGTCGTCAGTAATATCTCCCATGAACTGCGAACCCCCCTTACCATTGTGCTGGGCTATTTGCAAAGTCTATTGCGCCGCAGTGCCAACCTCAGTGACTATCAGCGAGAAGCTCTGACCACTGCGACCACGGAGGCTGAGCAGGCCACCCGACTGCTTCAAGATCTCCTCGATCTGGCACGGGCTGACAGTGGCTATATGCACTTTCATCGCGAGTCTGTGGTGTTAATGGATCTGGTGACCGAGGTTGCCGCCATGGCCGAGCAGTTTAGTGATCGCGCTATCCAAGTGTCTACCTCAGAGACGTTGATCGCCCCCGAAACTCTGAAGGTCAGCGCCGATCGCCACGCCCTGAAACGGGGGCTGGTAAATTTGATCGATAATGCCGTCAAGTATTCTGCCGCGGATCAACCCGTTGTCCTCAGCTTGCAGTTCACCGAAACCCAAGCCATGATTCAAGTGGGCGATCGCGGCGTTGGCATTTCCTTAGCGGATCAGAGTCGCATCTTTGATCGGTTTTACCGGGTGGATGAAGCTCGCTCCAGAGCCACCGGGGGACATGGGCTGGGGTTAGCCATTGCCAAGACGCTCATAGAAGGCATGGAGGGCAGCATTACCGTGCGATCACGGCTTGGGGAAGGGAGCACCTTTACGATCACACTGCCCAGAGAGGTAACGATATGACGGCCCATATTCTGCTGGTTGAAGATGAGGTCAAACTAGCGCGGTTTGTCGAACTGGAGTTGAACAGTGAAGGGTATCAAGTGAGTGTGGCCCACGATGGCATGGCAGGGCTGACCCTGATCCGGGAGTCAGCTCCAGATTTAGCGATTCTGGACTGGATGCTGCCGGGGTTAAGCGGTGTCGAGGTCTGTCGCCGCCTACGGGCAACGGGTTGCAAAGTCCCCGTGATTTTGTTGACCGCCAAAGATGAGGTGGGCGATCGGGTGGCGGGTCTGGATGCAGGAGCCGATGACTACGTGGTGAAGCCGTTTAGCATTGAAGAGTTGCTAGCACGCATCCGCGCCCATCTGCGCCGCACCCAAGAAATTGAGACCGATCAATTGCAGTTTGGTGATTTGAGTCTCAATCGTCGCACCCGACAAGTTCTGCGGGGCAACCAGGCGATCGAATTGACTGCTAAAGAGTTTGATCTGCTGGAGTATTTACTGAGTCATCCGGCTCAAGTGTTCACCCGCGACCAAATTTTAGAGCATGTTTGGGGCTATGACTTTATGGGAGACTCGAATATTATCGAGGTCTACATCCGCTACCTACGGTTGAAGCTGGAGGTCAACAATGCCAGTCGTTTAATCCATACGGTACGAGGGGTAGGCTACGTCTTAAGGGATTGACCTCATCAGGGGCAGGAAGTTGGGAGAGTCGGTGACCACGCACTCTAAAAAGCCAGAACAGCGCACCTTAGAAGTTTTATCCTCCCTCAGCTACCGGGCTGGCGAACTCAGTCGCTACCTCCACGAGGTGGCCCAGGGCGTCAGCGAACTGATTGGGCTAGATTGGTCAGCCGTCACCATCTGTCGGGATGGGGGGGAGCGGGTGCTAGCAAGCACCCTTGATCTCGGTGAAGAGGGAAAGCAGGTCTACTCACTCCATGGCACCCTGACGGGTACGGTGTTTGCCACCGGCTCTCCCCTAGTGGTGGAAGATGTGACCACGTGTAGCGATTATGGTCAGGCACCCGAAGGCTACCGCGCCTATCTGGGGGTGCCCCTCCGCACCCCGACGGGGAAAGTGATTGGCACCATCTGCTCCTTTCATCACCAACCGCGGCACTTTACAACGGAAGAAATCCGTCTGGCAGAAATCTTTGCCGAACGGGCGGCAACGGCGATCGATAATTACCAGCTCTATCAACAACAGCAAGCAGAAATTCAAGAACGCCAGCGGGTGGAAATTGCCCTGCGTAAAAGCGAGGAACAGCTGCGTCAACTCGCTGAAAATTTAGAACAGGTTTTCTGGCTGTTTTCCCGTGACGCCCAGCCCATTTATGTCAGTCCGGCCTTTGCCACCATCTGGGGTCAGCCCCTCAGTCGCTGGTATGCGGAGCCAGATATTTGGTGGACGGTGATCCATCCCGACGATCGCGATCGGGTGTACCAGACTTTCACCCAAAACGCCGAGGGGAAATCAGAAGAAGAGTTCCGGATTGTCCGTCCCGATGGTTCCGTGCGCATGATTCGTAGTCAGGGATTCCCCGATCCGGGATGAATCGGGACAAATCTACCGCATTGCGGGCATTGCCGAGGATATTACCGAACGTAAACAAGCAGAACTGGAGATGTTAAAGGCGATCTCAGCCCTGGCTGAGGTTGGGGAGTTGGCTGCCATGATTGTCCATGAGGTGCGCAACCCCTTAACAACGGTATTGATGGGGTTAAATGCTTTTAAGCGCCTGGATTTACCTGCCTTAGTCAGGGAGCGGCTCTCTCTAGCGTTGGAGGAAGCGGAGCGCATTCGCAATTTATTGCAAGAGATTTTGCTCTATGCCAAACCCCATGCCTTGCAGTGTTCAGAACTAGAGCTGAATTGCTTCATTGCCGAAATTTTAACCACCATTCGCACGATGCCGACGGTGCTGAGTCGCCAGATTGTATTTGTCCCAGCCGCCACTCCCGTAATGATTGTGGGCGATCGCGACAAGCTGAAGCAGGTGTTTATTAATCTCGTCGATAATGCCTGCGAAGCCGTTGCCGAGGGAGAGATTGTCACCTGGACGGTAGAACCTGTCACCCCATCCAATGTGGTTGCGATTCAGGTGCATAATGGCGGCGAACCGATTCCCCTAGAGGTGCTACCCAAGCTGACCAAACCCTTCTTTACCACCAAATCTTCCGGCACCGGATTAGGGTTGGCGATCGTCAAACGGATCGTCGATGCCCACGGCGGGGCATTAATGATCACCTCCTCTGCCGCAGCCGGGACAACCGTGAGCGTTACCTTGCCATTGGCGAACTAAGTTGGTAGCCACCCCGGACTTTTGGATCAGACAATGGAAGTAGCTAAGGTGAAGTTGAAATCTGGGAATGAACCGTCATGGGAAGTCTGGTCAGCAGTTTTTTTCGTGGCATTGATGATTCTGACCTTCAGTGGGTTTAAGCTCGATCGCGAATATCAGCGGGGGGTGATCTTTCGCTTAGGACGGGCTCGCGGGATTTTGGGGCCTGGATTGTATTGGATCATTCCCTGGGTGGATCAAAAAATGCAGGTGGATGTGCGCACCAAAACAGTCAACATTGAACCTCAGGAAACCGTCACAGCTGACAGCGTTACCATTCGAGTCAATGCCGTTCTCTACTACCGGATTCTTGATCCCTCCAAAGCCATTAATCGGGTTGAGAACTATCAGATGGCAGTGTATCAGATTGCCCTAACCACGCTGCGCAATGTTGTGGGGCAAAATATTTTGGATGACGTGCTGCAAAACCGCGATGCTATTAACCTTAAAGTCCAGGAAATCGTAGATGAAATCACAGAGCCGTGGGGAATTGTGATTGAGCGGGTGGAAATGAAAGATGTTGAAATTCCTACCACCATGCAGCGGGCGATGGCTAAAGAAGCGGAGGCAATTCGGGAAAAACGTGCGCGAATTATCAAAGCGGCGGCGGAACAGGAAGCGTCACAAAAATTAGCCCAGGCAGCTCAGACGATTAGCGCCAACCCTACCGCTTTAGAACTGCGCCGACTGCAAATGTTGACGGAAATTGGCGCTGAAAACAATACCACTACCATTGTTATGATTCCCTCTGATTTCGTGAATCTAGCGAGAAACTTGTCTCAAGCTGAATCTAACGATGCCCTGACTCAAACAGCCCGCCCCTTTAATCCAGAAGTTTTATTGCGTCAAAAGCCTTCAGCAGAAGGAGTGAAAAATGGGGAATAAAAAATAAAAAGTTTATCATTCTCTCCCACGGGTCTGTTCTATTCAACTAGGTTGAGCAATAATCCAAGGTTAATTCGGCATCAGAGAACGCTGACAAGTTGGACAAACGGCGTGAATAGTGAGCTGGCAATCTAGCAGATGATAACCTTCCTTTTGAGCCGTGCGAGTTCCTACCTTGAGAATCGAATCACTCTTAAACTCAATTGTCTTATTACACCGGATACAAATCAAATGATGGTGATGGTGGGGATAGGGTTGATTAATTTCGTAATGTTTATGTCCCTCTGCCAGTTCTAGTTCCCGCAGAATACCCATGCGAGCCATTAACTTCAGGGTGCGATAGATCGTTGATAAACTAATCGCCTCTCCCTGATCTCGCAGGACGTTGTAGAGGTCTTCAGCACTGAGATGATTCGCCTTGGGAAGATTTTGAAAGACTTGGAGGATGGTTTCGCGCTGGGGAGTCATGCGCCAGCCTCGTTCATTGAGTTCAGCCTTTAGTGATTGCGTTGTATATGTCATATGCACCTTCCCAATAAAGCTGGCTTATTGAGAATAATACTGAATTGGCTCTGGATTGGCAAGAAGCCATGCTAATTGAGATGAATTGTGATTATTGATAAAAAGGCGATCGCCAGAGGACTAAAGTGAAAGTCTGACCCAGTGCATGATTCCTTCGGCGATCGCCCGTGCCAATTGCCGCTGAGCCTTGGGGTTGACAATCCATTCAAACTCCTCGGGGTTAATCATAAAGCCCAACTCCAACAGAACAGCTGGTGCCACCGTTGGTCGGGTGAGGGCGAGATTATTCCAAAACACCCCATAGGAGGGACGATGCAGTTTCATCACCAGGTAATTGTGCAAAAACATGGCCAGACTTTGGGCTTGGGGATTGTACCAAAAGGTGGAAACGCCCTGGGTGTGCATGGCATCGCCATCGTCGGGGAGAGCATTGTAATGCAGGCTCAGAGCCAGGGTTGGCTGCAAGCGGTTAATCTGGGTAGCTCGATCTTGGGGATAAAGATCCTCATCCCCCTCGCGGGTTAACAGCACCGTGGCACCCCGCTGCTCCAATTCGGTGCGGAGCAGTTTTGCCAGGATTAGGGTGGCATCTTTTTCGGGATAACCCGTAGGGCCTCTAGCTCCAAGATCATTGGAGCTGCCATGACCCGGATCGAGCAAAATCGTCATGCCCTTGAGGGATTTGACGGGGATGACTTCCAGCCCACCCGCCCAGTTATTCCAGAAGGGATCGAAGGGATCGTTATTTCCCCAGCCAACCCGAGGCCGAAACTTCACCTGAGTTCCTAGATCGGGGGGATGCCGCAAGGCCAGGATCAAACTGGTGCCTTCATATCGCAGTTTATAGCCCCATTGCTGCCGAGATTTGAGTTGAAAGGTGTATTGAATTTCCGTCGGGTTAGCCTGTTGCCAGTCCAGACGACTAATCACGGGATCGTCCCCCAGCTTGATGGTGTCGGTCTGAGCGGTGGTGTTGTAAAGCGTCAGGGTAAAGCTCTCGGCACCCTGTTTGACCGCCAGGGGAACTGCCACTTCCAGGGGAAAAACTCACCTCGGTCCAGCCAGGAACCTGGCGCGACGTGATGCTACGGATCCGCGATCGCACGGGGCTGGGGGTGGAAACAGCCTTAACCTCGGACTGCCGTATCCAGCCCCCGTAGTCGAGGCGTAACCACTCGCCCTCCCAGCCAGTAACCGTGGCCTCTGTCCCCTGGGGTAGGGGGGTGAGTCGCGAAAAATCGCTCCCAGGGCCAGTGCGAGCCGTGCCAGATTCCACCGTGACGGCGATGACGGGCAGGCGATCGGCAGCTAGGATCTCCACCGCACCGACGCCTGGTTGCTCCAGGGTAGTGCCATTAAGGGTGAGTTGAAACATGGGGTGTCCCAAATCTCCAGGTGAGATCGCCGTCATACAACCTGCATAGGTCGTAGCGGTTTGCACTATGGGCTGGTTCTGCTGGGTCAAAAGTGCCGCATTGGGCGGTAGCTCAACGGTTTGGTTAACGGGTTGGAGGGGAATGGTTTTACCAGAGAGTTTCAGAGAGACGCTTCCATGGTCAGGGGCAATGGCACTGAAGCAGAGCAATTCCCCTGGGAGACGAGCCATCTTAACCGCGGGTTGCAAAGAATCTTTGCCAAAATTGACCCCGGTTGGGATCACGGGAGTCGTTGGCTGACGCAGTACCTGAATCTCGATTTGCTGTTGCTGATATTGCACCCGAAACAAATTTTTGCCAACCTGTAACGGAAAACTAGGGGCAAAATACCCAGCGGCACTTCGGGGGATGGGAATACCGTTGACCAAGACTTGCCCTCCAGGAGGGGCACTGCCAATCAAGAAAATTTGGGCGGCGGTGGTCTGGTGGTGAGGCGGTGGATAGGCCACAAACAGGGGTTGCTCCGCTCGAACAGCAGAGGCCATTAAAGCGCCAGTCAAGGGAAGAGCGAACCAATATTTCATCTCTGGGGAAACCGCATTCCATTGAGGTGATCGCCAATTCCTTCTGAACAATATTAACCTTGGTTCCTGGTTGGCTGACAAAAGGTTGATGCAAGATCGGTAAAATGCTTACCAGGCTAACAATGGCAGTACTTGAGTGAAGTAAACGGAAGCCAGCGTTCTCATCCTCATAAAAAACTGGGCGTTGCTTCATCCAAGTATGAATCGAAGATCTTGACAATGCCACAAGCCAGCTACAGGCAGTCCTGGTAATGTTCGAGAGGGGTTAACCGCAACGGGTCACCCTCCCCTCATCACCCTCATCCTCCAGATATCAATGCCTCTAAGATTTCCGACGGTGTTCATTTCCTGGCTCTCAGCATTCTGGGCATTTTCCCGCCCCCACACCGTCATTGGCACCAGTGTGAGTGTCTTGAGTCTGTATCTGATAGCCATCCTGAGCTATAAAACTACGCTGTTCCGACTCGATATTCTAGGGTGGATGTGGTTGACCTGCCTCTGCGGCAATATTTACATCGTGGGGCTGAATCAACTCGAAGATATTGACATTGACCGGATCAATAAACCGCAGTTGCCACTGGCAGCGGGTGCCTTTTCCCTGTCAATGGGGCGCAGCATTGTAGGGGTGACGGGTCTACTGGCCGTGCTCCTAGCTTGGTGGCAAGGGCCATTCTTGCTACTCACCGTGGGTTTCAGCTTAGGGCTAGGGACTGCCTACTCCCTGCCCCCGGTGCGCTTAAAGCGGTTTTCGTTTTGGGCCGCCTTTTGTATTCTCACGGTGCGTGGGGTGGTCGTAAATTTAGGCTTGTTTTTGCATGTCCGTGCGGCCTTAGGGCAATCCCTGGCAATTCCTCCGCAGGTGTGGGCATTAACCGGATTTATTTGGGTCTTCACCTTGGCGATCGCCACCTTTAAAGATATTCCTGACCTGGAAGGAGATCGCCGCTACCAGATCAAAACCTTGACCCTGCAATGGGGACAGCAGACGGTATTTAACCTGTCTCGCTGGATTTTAACCATCGCTTACCTCGCCATGGCGATCGCGGGAGTTTTCGGCTTACCGGGCACCCATTCCCTGTTTTTAGTCAGCACCCATTTGCTGATCTTGGCAGGATTTTGGTGGCGAAGTTTCGGAGTCGATTTACAAGATAAAGCCGCGATCGCTCGGTTTTATCAACTGATTTGGAAGCTGGTTTTTTCTAGAGTATCTGTTGTTCCCCATCGCCTGCTGGTTGGGATAACTCGTTTCCATATATTTTCGGAGTTGCCGGGGGAACCATAGCAACCCGAGCAAGGATAACCCTCTGGCGATCCAGCAGAGTGTCATCACATTCATTATGCTCCGCCAACTTTCCATACAGCAATCCTCCCAGTGCCGACAGTCCTAATTCTGACATATTAAACAAGCTGACAATGCGTCCCTGTTTATCCTTGTCGGTCAGGGTTTGCAGCAGGGTGTTACCGCCGATTATGTTTAATGAGCCCGCACAGCATCCGCAAAGGTAGAGGCCTCTTGAAAGGAATTTGTGGCTGCAAAGTTGAGGGCATGATCTTCCGAGGTTGTCCATAAGATTCCTTTCCTTTTGGGTGATTGGTGAATAAAAATGTTCACCGTCACAGAGATGTTTGGTAGGAATGTTGCCCTCGTGGGCGGAAGAGGAACTTTCGAGTTTCATGGTTTTCGATTGCCTGATGTAGCTGAAGTGACGTGATTTTGTTGGTGTGTATAGGTGCATCTAGTTTCACCAAACTGTTCGATCTCCTCACAAAGCTGATTCAGCGCCAGCAAAAAATTGAATTGTGGCCGGTTCACACTCACTCCACCATTTTCCCCTGAGATCGGTAGGCGACAGCGGTTGGCGACTAGTGGGAGTTGAGGTGAGAAGCGGGTGCCAATAAATTGCTGCATCTCTATAAATGCAGCTGTAATCTGTTCAATCACAGTCTGTGCGTCGGGTGGCAAGATTTCCGGTTGTTGCGGCTGTTTAGATTCAGCAGCAAGATAGCTCAAGTAAAGTAAGGCTTCATAAATTTTTCTGTCCGCCTGAATCACTGCCAGCCGCTGAGATAAACTATCACCTCTCATCAGTGTTTCGTGTTTACGACCTTCAAGATGAGTATCCAGTTTATAAACGCTCTTTTGAGTTTGCTGGCTGAGTTTTTGAATGGCTTGAGGATCAAGTTCAGGTGATTGATATTCGGTCACGATCGCCTGAAAAAAGTGTTGAAAGTCTGTCCAGGTTTTGATTAGACCCTGTTTCCAGTTTGAACTTGACCAGTTTGGCAGCACCAACAGCGTCACAGCTAGCCCGATCGAGCAGCCAATAGCAATATCAATGGCTCGCCACTCCATCAATGCCACGGACGCTCCTTGCCTAAGGGAACCCAGAAAGCAAATATATGCAAACTGCTGAAAAAATTTAGCATACCCATAATTAGAGAGGGAAGGGCGTAAATATAGGTAAGGAAAAATAGTGATGAAGGCAGCCACAAACATGAGGGTGTGATGCCGAAAAATCAGCGCGTAAAATATCACTGCCGCAGCCACACCAAATGCCGTCCCTAATAAGCGCCCTTGGGCTTTCCAGAACGTATTACCAACGCTATCCCGACTGACAATTAAGGCGGAAACTGGAACCCAATCCCCGTGGGGTAAATTCAGCCATCTCGTCACAATTAATGCAATCAAAACCGCGATCGCAGAGCGGGTAGAACGACGACTGATAGGCTCATTGAGATCGAACCTCCACTCAATCGATTGATCGGAAAATGGTTTGCCCGATGTTTTCCAATGGGGTGCTTCTGAGAGTTGAGCCTCTGGCCTGAGAAGTAATGCATTTAGCTTTTTACATAGATTTTGGGTTGCAAAATCTATGCTTTGTAAATGAACCTGGTCAACAGTGGACAGTTTATTTTCAGCCATTAATTTGTGAATGATCTCTCCAATGGCTGGTTGAGGAGACAGGGGTGCTTGGGAAGGTTCCGGAACCATGGGTAAGCTTGAGAGAAACGCAGAACCCTGGGCACCAAATCTCTGGAGAGCGAATTTGAGATGAACACTAGTAAGGTGAGAATATTTTAAGGGAGAGAGGGCTTGTTCCAGGATAACGATCGCTTCAAACAGCGCTTCCTGAGATGAGATCAGATGTTGATCGGTTGCAATTATGGCTACTGTCCCGAGTTTGGAGTTTGACTGTACCTGCTTCAGGGTAGATTTTTGTGCTTCAATCAAACTAAAAATTCTGCGCTTGAGATCAGGAAGAGAATCCTTTGTTTGCTGAGAGGATTGATCCAGATTTAAAATGCTTAGATCAAGTAATCTAGCTAGACGAGATCGAGTGCGTTTTGACACTGCTTCCAGTGTTTTCTGAGGATTGCGGGGAAGAACCCAGAAAACGCAAATGAATGCCAGGAAAAACCCAAATAAAACGTTAATAATAATGAAAGGAATTTCCGAGATTTGGGGATTCTCAGCGATCGCAACCGGGATCAAGATCCAGGTGAGAGAGGTGTCATATTGCGAACCAAAACGCACAGCATATTGAGCAAAAAAGCTAAAAATCACGAGAAGTATGGCTTGGAGAAGCAGATAATTGCCCAGGCAACCGAGTAGGCCAATGGTGAGAATTGCCATCAAAGCGGCTCTCAGCATGGTGAGTTGTTGTTGTCGTGGAATATTACCGTTTGTCTTATGGACAAAAATCAAGGCCGCAAACACCATGATCGGTTGGGCAACTTGGGGGGCAATGTAAATCAGTGCCGCAGCCAATAGCGCTGCAAAGCAAGCTTTCCAGGCTTGGTGAAAATGCGAACCGGAAGGATCATGGAGATCGATTAAGCTAGTTTGGATATTTTTGATCCATTCAGGCATCTTTTTCTTTGAGCCTCAATTGAGTACTACCTCACGACTGGGGAATTGCATGAGACGCTAGAAGCTGCCTATAATTCTGCTTTAAAGCAGGCTGCACTGGAAGCATTTGAAGGCAGATATGAAGCAGAGGAAATGTCCACCCTGATCGATCTCAGAGCAATTCTCAACCAAGCCATGGAGTTAGTTTTGTCTACCGATTTGTCAAATGTTACCGACAAAACTACTTAATATAGCAGTCCGAATA encodes:
- a CDS encoding slipin family protein — protein: MILTFSGFKLDREYQRGVIFRLGRARGILGPGLYWIIPWVDQKMQVDVRTKTVNIEPQETVTADSVTIRVNAVLYYRILDPSKAINRVENYQMAVYQIALTTLRNVVGQNILDDVLQNRDAINLKVQEIVDEITEPWGIVIERVEMKDVEIPTTMQRAMAKEAEAIREKRARIIKAAAEQEASQKLAQAAQTISANPTALELRRLQMLTEIGAENNTTTIVMIPSDFVNLARNLSQAESNDALTQTARPFNPEVLLRQKPSAEGVKNGE
- a CDS encoding Fur family transcriptional regulator; this translates as MTYTTQSLKAELNERGWRMTPQRETILQVFQNLPKANHLSAEDLYNVLRDQGEAISLSTIYRTLKLMARMGILRELELAEGHKHYEINQPYPHHHHHLICIRCNKTIEFKSDSILKVGTRTAQKEGYHLLDCQLTIHAVCPTCQRSLMPN
- a CDS encoding N-acetylmuramoyl-L-alanine amidase, coding for MAVPLAVKQGAESFTLTLYNTTAQTDTIKLGDDPVISRLDWQQANPTEIQYTFQLKSRQQWGYKLRYEGTSLILALRHPPDLGTQVKFRPRVGWGNNDPFDPFWNNWAGGLEVIPVKSLKGMTILLDPGHGSSNDLGARGPTGYPEKDATLILAKLLRTELEQRGATVLLTREGDEDLYPQDRATQINRLQPTLALSLHYNALPDDGDAMHTQGVSTFWYNPQAQSLAMFLHNYLVMKLHRPSYGVFWNNLALTRPTVAPAVLLELGFMINPEEFEWIVNPKAQRQLARAIAEGIMHWVRLSL
- a CDS encoding SH3 domain-containing protein, with product MKYWFALPLTGALMASAVRAEQPLFVAYPPPHHQTTAAQIFLIGSAPPGGQVLVNGIPIPRSAAGYFAPSFPLQVGKNLFRVQYQQQQIEIQVLRQPTTPVIPTGVNFGKDSLQPAVKMARLPGELLCFSAIAPDHGSVSLKLSGKTIPLQPVNQTVELPPNAALLTQQNQPIVQTATTYAGCMTAISPGDLGHPMFQLTLNGTTLEQPGVGAVEILAADRLPVIAVTVESGTARTGPGSDFSRLTPLPQGTEATVTGWEGEWLRLDYGGWIRQSEVKAVSTPSPVRSRIRSITSRQVPGWTEVSFSPGSGSSPGGQTGCRELYPDALQHHRSDRHHQAGGRSRD
- a CDS encoding homogentisate phytyltransferase codes for the protein MPLRFPTVFISWLSAFWAFSRPHTVIGTSVSVLSLYLIAILSYKTTLFRLDILGWMWLTCLCGNIYIVGLNQLEDIDIDRINKPQLPLAAGAFSLSMGRSIVGVTGLLAVLLAWWQGPFLLLTVGFSLGLGTAYSLPPVRLKRFSFWAAFCILTVRGVVVNLGLFLHVRAALGQSLAIPPQVWALTGFIWVFTLAIATFKDIPDLEGDRRYQIKTLTLQWGQQTVFNLSRWILTIAYLAMAIAGVFGLPGTHSLFLVSTHLLILAGFWWRSFGVDLQDKAAIARFYQLIWKLVFSRVSVVPHRLLVGITRFHIFSELPGEP
- a CDS encoding FUSC family protein; the encoded protein is MAENKLSTVDQVHLQSIDFATQNLCKKLNALLLRPEAQLSEAPHWKTSGKPFSDQSIEWRFDLNEPISRRSTRSAIAVLIALIVTRWLNLPHGDWVPVSALIVSRDSVGNTFWKAQGRLLGTAFGVAAAVIFYALIFRHHTLMFVAAFITIFPYLYLRPSLSNYGYAKFFQQFAYICFLGSLRQGASVALMEWRAIDIAIGCSIGLAVTLLVLPNWSSSNWKQGLIKTWTDFQHFFQAIVTEYQSPELDPQAIQKLSQQTQKSVYKLDTHLEGRKHETLMRGDSLSQRLAVIQADRKIYEALLYLSYLAAESKQPQQPEILPPDAQTVIEQITAAFIEMQQFIGTRFSPQLPLVANRCRLPISGENGGVSVNRPQFNFLLALNQLCEEIEQFGETRCTYTHQQNHVTSATSGNRKP